Proteins encoded within one genomic window of Formosa agariphila KMM 3901:
- a CDS encoding TonB-dependent receptor, whose amino-acid sequence MNSKLLFGFFFLISFSILAQNITVLNNQNEEPIPGVVVYNADKSQSEISDINGIVSIQRFSDNEIIFFRHMSFQDFSIEKSKLKATLSMYLEPLTEGLDEVVVSASKFGQGKRDIPQKIVSISSSAIALDNPQTSADLLENTGNVYVQKSQLGGGSPMIRGLSTNRLLITVDGVRMNNAIFRSGNVQNVISIDPFGIEHTEVILGAGSVVYGSDAIGGVMSFYTKSPQLSYTDNLGVSANAVVRYATANNEKTGHVDFNIGLKKWAFFSSVSYTDFDDLRMGSHGPDDYLRPEYVITENGEDQIVVNPNPEVQVPTGYNQINVMQKVRFEPRDNLTYDLGLYYSTTSDYSRYDRLIRYKGDDLRSAEWNYGPQRWFMSNLQVTKLSRHSLLYDKFQANVAYQNFQESRIDRDYQSVIRNSTEEHVDAISANIDFEKQLSLKTQLFYGLEYVYNKVHSYGEQENIEENTVIDAISRYPNGSDWSSMSAYTNFKYKPSSQFILQTGLRYNHVLANANFEENNVFLNLPFDTAEINTGALTGTAGISWIPADIIQWKLNFSTAFRAPNIDDVGKVFDSEPGAIVIPNDDLNPEYAYTGDLGVSINIENKVIIDAATYYTFLDDALVRRDSEINGDSYIDYNGENSRVQSMQNAAEARIYGFEAGIQIHFSEALKLTSQYNVVSGYEMEEDEKLPLRHAAPKFGNTHLTWQQNKLTIDAYAMYNEEMSYNDLAPSEQGKDYIYASDEDGNPYTPSWYTFNLRTQYKFNPALTLTASLENITDQRYRPYSSGISGAGRNLIVAVKYSI is encoded by the coding sequence ATGAATTCAAAATTACTTTTCGGGTTTTTTTTCCTGATATCTTTCTCCATTTTAGCCCAAAATATTACCGTTTTAAATAATCAAAATGAAGAGCCTATTCCTGGAGTAGTTGTTTATAATGCAGATAAATCCCAGAGTGAGATTTCAGATATTAACGGTATAGTGTCAATTCAAAGATTTTCAGATAACGAAATCATATTTTTTAGGCATATGTCTTTTCAAGATTTTTCTATTGAAAAGTCTAAGCTAAAAGCAACCTTAAGTATGTATTTAGAGCCCTTAACAGAAGGACTTGATGAGGTGGTTGTTTCTGCATCAAAATTTGGTCAAGGTAAACGCGATATTCCTCAAAAAATAGTGTCTATTTCTAGTAGTGCAATTGCGCTCGATAATCCGCAAACTAGTGCAGACCTTTTAGAAAATACTGGAAATGTATACGTTCAAAAAAGTCAGTTAGGTGGAGGAAGTCCCATGATTCGTGGATTATCGACTAACCGATTACTAATAACTGTAGATGGTGTGCGCATGAATAATGCTATCTTCCGTTCTGGAAATGTTCAAAATGTAATTTCTATAGACCCGTTTGGAATAGAACATACTGAAGTTATTTTAGGAGCGGGGTCTGTGGTTTATGGTAGCGATGCTATTGGTGGTGTAATGAGTTTTTATACCAAATCTCCTCAGTTATCTTATACAGATAATTTAGGTGTTTCTGCAAATGCGGTGGTACGTTATGCAACAGCTAATAACGAAAAAACGGGACATGTAGATTTTAATATAGGCTTAAAAAAATGGGCGTTTTTTAGTAGTGTAAGTTATACCGATTTCGATGATTTAAGAATGGGTAGCCATGGCCCGGACGATTACTTACGTCCAGAATATGTAATTACTGAAAATGGCGAAGATCAAATTGTTGTTAATCCTAATCCAGAAGTTCAAGTCCCAACAGGATACAATCAAATTAATGTGATGCAAAAGGTGCGTTTTGAGCCTAGAGATAATTTAACTTACGATTTAGGGTTGTATTATTCTACAACATCAGATTATTCAAGATACGATAGATTAATACGTTACAAAGGGGATGATTTGCGTTCTGCCGAGTGGAATTATGGACCACAACGTTGGTTTATGTCTAATTTACAAGTCACTAAATTAAGTCGTCATTCTTTGCTTTACGATAAGTTTCAGGCTAATGTAGCATATCAGAATTTTCAAGAAAGTAGAATTGATAGAGATTATCAATCTGTAATTAGAAACTCAACAGAAGAACATGTAGATGCTATTTCAGCAAACATAGATTTTGAAAAACAACTGAGTTTAAAAACACAGTTATTTTACGGTTTAGAATACGTTTATAATAAAGTTCATTCTTATGGCGAGCAAGAAAATATAGAAGAAAATACAGTAATTGACGCTATTTCTCGATATCCAAATGGATCCGATTGGTCGTCTATGTCGGCATATACAAATTTTAAATATAAACCGAGTTCTCAATTTATATTACAAACGGGGTTGCGTTATAATCATGTATTAGCAAATGCTAATTTTGAAGAAAACAATGTGTTTTTAAATCTGCCGTTCGATACTGCCGAAATTAATACAGGAGCTTTAACAGGAACAGCAGGAATTAGTTGGATTCCAGCTGATATTATTCAGTGGAAATTAAATTTTTCAACAGCATTTAGAGCGCCAAATATTGATGATGTTGGAAAGGTTTTCGACTCAGAACCTGGAGCTATTGTGATACCAAACGATGATCTTAATCCAGAATATGCGTATACAGGAGATTTAGGTGTTAGTATAAATATTGAAAATAAAGTAATTATTGATGCGGCTACTTACTACACCTTTTTAGATGATGCGTTGGTACGTCGAGATTCAGAAATTAATGGCGATTCGTATATCGATTATAATGGAGAAAACAGTCGTGTACAGTCTATGCAGAATGCCGCAGAAGCTCGTATTTATGGTTTTGAAGCTGGAATACAAATTCATTTTTCAGAAGCTTTAAAATTAACGTCTCAATACAATGTGGTAAGCGGATATGAAATGGAGGAAGATGAAAAATTACCGTTACGACATGCAGCTCCTAAATTTGGAAATACACATCTTACTTGGCAACAAAATAAGCTTACTATAGATGCTTATGCTATGTATAATGAAGAAATGTCTTATAACGATTTAGCGCCTTCAGAACAAGGTAAAGACTATATCTATGCTTCTGATGAGGATGGGAATCCATATACGCCTTCTTGGTACACATTTAACTTAAGAACTCAGTATAAGTTCAATCCAGCTTTAACTTTAACAGCAAGTTTAGAAAACATTACCGACCAACGCTATCGTCCATATTCTTCGGGGATTTCTGGAGCGGGTAGAAATTTAATAGTAGCAGTAAAATATAGTATCTAA
- the recO gene encoding DNA repair protein RecO, with protein MYYSSSAIVLSKLKYRDHDLIVSCYTKEYGIVSFLLRGVLKSKKGNAKVAYFQLLSQIQIEADIKQNRSLQTLKDVKINVLYATLHTQVVKSAIVMFLADVLAMVLKEEEANFELFEYIETALNTLDETNDCANFHLVFLVHLTKYLGFMPDTSNIAYNYFNLSTGQFEKQSTSIYSVTGDNLKFLKILLGILFDDLEAIKMNAKQRQSVLEMLLLYYELHLGHFKKPKSLAIFSQVFN; from the coding sequence ATGTATTACTCTTCAAGTGCTATTGTATTATCTAAACTTAAGTATCGAGACCATGATCTTATAGTTAGTTGTTATACCAAAGAATATGGTATTGTAAGCTTTTTGTTGCGTGGTGTTTTAAAGAGTAAAAAAGGAAATGCAAAGGTCGCTTACTTTCAGTTGTTATCTCAAATCCAAATTGAGGCAGATATTAAGCAAAACAGGTCGCTACAAACATTAAAAGATGTAAAGATTAATGTATTGTACGCCACGCTTCACACTCAGGTTGTAAAGAGTGCTATTGTAATGTTTTTAGCAGATGTGTTGGCAATGGTTTTAAAAGAAGAAGAAGCCAATTTCGAGTTGTTTGAATATATAGAAACAGCTTTAAATACTTTAGATGAAACTAACGATTGTGCAAACTTTCATTTGGTGTTTTTGGTTCATTTAACAAAGTATCTTGGTTTCATGCCAGACACCTCAAATATTGCATATAACTACTTTAATTTAAGTACAGGTCAATTCGAAAAACAATCTACAAGTATTTATTCTGTCACTGGAGACAATTTAAAATTTCTAAAGATTCTATTAGGCATACTTTTTGATGATTTGGAAGCAATAAAAATGAATGCTAAACAGCGTCAGTCAGTTTTAGAGATGTTGCTTTTGTATTATGAATTACATCTTGGTCACTTTAAAAAGCCAAAATCATTAGCCATTTTTAGCCAAGTATTTAATTAA
- the porZ gene encoding type IX secretion system anionic LPS delivery protein PorZ: MFKRILLVILLVCPLITMAQDYTESWEGHFSYINIIDVTASETKIYAASENAVFSYDIQSQEISTLSTIQGLSGELISTVHYSDNFKALVIGYENGLIEIFLEDDTNVLHVVDIVDKPTIPPTNKRINHINEYEGVLYISTNYGISVYNLSRLEFGDTYFIGDSGVQTIITQTTVSNGYIWASGLNATGIKRAELSNTDLIDYNQWTKISLGNYTSVQAVSDNVYATNTNREIFRIENNSNLNRLKQFPSDVLDVKSANNELVITTANLVYLYDDAFRIIAQVGANDSFNTSYTSAISTIDHFYIGSNSLGVLQSPIGNASVFEDIYPNGPLLNIPFSVQAGNNNAWVTYGDYTVSYNPAPVKRYGISHLKSDVWNNIPTDSVLGATNLNAISVNPNKISQVYISSFNEGILEVESDVAVKLFNETNSGLETVDVPGSKSVRASASTFDNNGLLWSLSSLVLSPLKSYDLQSNQWKSYSFEGLYSDPINDELGFSDIAIDNAGIAWMGAYFNGLIGYDYKSGTSQIKSLNEESQNMPDKTVTALALDNRNQLWIGTPRGLRVLYNTSSFFTDPNVEVSEIIVLDNGIASELLSQEYITSIEVDGSNNKWIGTIGSGIFYFSSDGQETIYHFTKDNSPLPSNNITDISIDNSNGKVFIGTESGLLAFNSGSSGTKDNYSDAYVYPNPVRPTFNITDDLVKIKGLTDNVNIKITDIEGNLVAEAQANVNSRYGGANLEIDGGTAFWNGKNLANNVVRSGVYLIMLSDTDTFETKVLKLMIIR; the protein is encoded by the coding sequence ATGTTTAAAAGAATTCTTCTCGTTATTTTATTGGTATGCCCTTTAATTACAATGGCGCAAGATTATACCGAATCTTGGGAAGGTCACTTTTCGTATATTAACATTATAGATGTAACGGCAAGTGAAACTAAAATTTATGCAGCTTCAGAAAATGCTGTTTTTAGTTACGATATTCAATCTCAAGAAATAAGTACACTGTCTACAATTCAAGGCCTTTCGGGAGAATTAATTTCAACCGTTCATTATAGTGATAATTTTAAAGCCTTAGTTATTGGATATGAAAATGGTTTAATAGAGATTTTTTTAGAAGACGATACTAACGTTTTACATGTTGTAGATATTGTCGATAAACCAACTATTCCGCCAACTAATAAAAGAATTAATCATATTAACGAGTATGAAGGGGTGTTGTATATCTCAACAAATTACGGAATCTCAGTTTATAATTTAAGCCGATTAGAATTTGGAGACACCTATTTCATTGGAGATTCAGGAGTACAAACAATAATTACTCAAACCACAGTGTCTAATGGTTATATATGGGCTTCAGGACTTAATGCAACAGGTATAAAACGTGCTGAACTCAGTAATACTGATTTAATAGATTATAATCAGTGGACTAAAATTTCTCTAGGCAATTATACTTCTGTACAAGCAGTGTCAGATAATGTATATGCCACAAATACGAATAGAGAAATTTTTAGAATTGAAAATAATTCAAATCTAAATCGATTAAAACAATTTCCGAGTGACGTTTTAGACGTTAAATCTGCCAATAATGAGCTTGTAATTACAACGGCCAATCTTGTGTATTTGTACGATGATGCTTTTAGAATTATTGCTCAAGTGGGAGCAAACGACTCTTTTAACACGAGTTATACATCTGCAATTTCCACTATAGACCATTTTTATATCGGTTCTAACAGTTTAGGTGTGTTACAATCTCCTATTGGTAATGCTTCCGTTTTCGAAGATATTTATCCTAATGGACCATTATTGAATATTCCTTTTTCGGTGCAGGCTGGTAATAATAATGCTTGGGTAACTTACGGCGATTATACAGTAAGTTATAATCCGGCCCCTGTAAAAAGGTATGGAATTAGTCATTTAAAAAGTGATGTATGGAATAATATTCCAACCGATAGTGTTTTAGGAGCCACAAATTTAAATGCAATAAGTGTCAATCCAAATAAAATAAGCCAAGTCTATATTAGTTCATTTAATGAAGGAATATTAGAAGTAGAGTCAGATGTAGCTGTTAAGCTTTTTAATGAAACAAATAGCGGTCTAGAAACTGTAGATGTACCGGGTTCTAAGAGTGTTCGTGCAAGTGCTTCAACTTTCGATAATAATGGTTTGTTGTGGTCTTTAAGTAGTCTTGTTTTAAGTCCGTTAAAATCGTATGATTTGCAATCTAATCAATGGAAGTCTTATAGTTTTGAAGGGTTGTATTCCGATCCTATAAATGACGAATTAGGATTTTCGGATATTGCAATAGACAATGCGGGTATTGCATGGATGGGAGCTTATTTTAATGGCCTAATTGGCTACGATTATAAATCGGGTACGTCACAAATAAAAAGTTTGAACGAGGAGTCTCAAAACATGCCAGACAAAACAGTTACCGCCCTGGCTTTAGATAACAGAAATCAATTATGGATTGGAACACCTAGAGGTTTACGGGTTTTGTATAATACATCTTCCTTCTTTACAGATCCTAATGTAGAGGTTAGTGAAATTATAGTTTTAGATAATGGTATTGCAAGCGAATTGTTATCTCAAGAATATATTACGAGTATTGAAGTCGATGGCTCAAACAATAAATGGATAGGAACCATTGGTTCTGGAATTTTTTATTTTTCTTCAGACGGACAAGAAACGATTTATCATTTTACAAAGGACAATTCACCCTTACCATCTAATAATATTACAGACATTAGTATCGATAATTCTAACGGAAAGGTTTTTATAGGGACAGAAAGTGGCTTATTAGCTTTTAATTCTGGTAGCTCTGGTACTAAAGATAATTATAGTGATGCTTATGTGTATCCAAATCCTGTAAGGCCAACATTTAATATTACAGACGACCTTGTAAAGATTAAAGGATTAACAGATAATGTAAATATTAAAATCACCGATATTGAAGGTAATTTAGTTGCAGAAGCTCAGGCCAATGTTAATTCTAGATATGGTGGAGCTAATTTAGAAATTGATGGTGGAACAGCCTTTTGGAACGGAAAAAATCTTGCAAATAATGTCGTGCGTTCAGGGGTGTATTTAATCATGCTTTCAGATACAGATACTTTTGAGACTAAAGTGCTTAAATTAATGATTATAAGGTAA
- a CDS encoding TonB-dependent receptor domain-containing protein — MNLIKQVVFSLLFLSICFNIQAQSGKDVKITGVVIDQETKQPLEYATVAFRNSKDNSVVTGGITDMNGKFNIPVPVGVYNVSFEYISFKKQTILSKNLSKNTDLGTIILALDTESLDEVEIIAEKTTVDIRLDKKIYNVGQDLTVSGGTVSDVLDNVPSVSVDVEGNVALRGNDNVTILINGKPSGLVGLNSTDALNQLPSDAIERVEVITSPSARYDAEGTGGILNIILRRSKLQGFNGSITANAGYPDMAGISGNVNYRTGDFNFFNTTGYSYRESPGNSATETDYFNYEFDDEGNIINDLPDTYLNEYRDFDRVTKGLNTNLGVEWYITDNTSLTGAVFYKNNDNSSNTTNNIFEVDNLGNTINETLRFDPESEDDKTIQYSLNFDKQFDAPGHKLTFDFQYEDTTEDENSLITENGLDTEKVRTLENQEEVLLQADYVLPIGEDGQFEFGYRGNFNTLDTDYTLAFNDGSDFVVDTDVSNNLIYEERINALYTQYGNKIKDKFSYLLGLRMESTGITIDQVTSNDYEKKDYLGFFPTVNLGYEISEDQSVMFGYNRRIRRPRSRYINPFPSRSSATNLFQGNPDLDPSYSSSVDLGYLNQLGKLTLNSSVYYQHSTDVFTFISEATGETVLVGGTEIPVIKRSPINLATNDRYGFEFTTTYRASKKWNMNANFNFFNSITRGDYNGINFDADNLSWFIRLNNKVTLPAEIEWQTRLMYRGPSEDAQNETDGMFYCGLAFSKEVFNKNASITLNINDVFNSMKRSTLSTTETYISDSEYQRRERSFNIAFTYRFNQQKSRQERGERNGDGDDMDFEG; from the coding sequence ATGAATTTGATAAAACAAGTAGTTTTTAGTCTACTTTTTTTGAGTATTTGCTTCAATATTCAAGCGCAATCAGGTAAAGACGTTAAAATAACGGGTGTTGTAATTGATCAGGAAACTAAGCAACCTCTAGAATATGCAACCGTTGCTTTTAGAAATAGCAAAGACAATAGTGTAGTAACAGGAGGAATTACAGATATGAATGGGAAATTTAATATTCCTGTTCCTGTGGGCGTTTATAATGTATCTTTTGAATATATTTCATTTAAAAAGCAAACTATTCTAAGTAAAAATTTATCAAAAAATACCGATTTAGGAACCATTATTTTGGCTTTAGATACGGAGTCTTTAGATGAGGTTGAAATTATTGCAGAAAAAACGACTGTAGATATCCGTTTGGATAAAAAGATTTATAATGTAGGTCAAGATTTAACGGTTAGTGGTGGTACAGTAAGCGATGTTTTAGATAATGTACCTTCAGTTTCTGTAGATGTAGAAGGAAACGTTGCATTAAGAGGAAACGATAACGTTACAATTCTTATCAATGGAAAACCATCAGGTTTAGTTGGTTTAAATTCTACAGATGCGCTAAACCAATTGCCATCAGATGCTATAGAACGTGTTGAGGTAATTACATCTCCATCTGCAAGATATGACGCAGAAGGAACAGGTGGTATTTTAAATATTATTTTAAGACGAAGTAAACTACAAGGGTTTAACGGTTCTATTACAGCAAATGCAGGATATCCAGATATGGCGGGTATTTCTGGAAACGTGAATTACAGAACAGGCGATTTTAACTTCTTTAATACTACAGGATATTCGTATAGAGAATCTCCAGGAAATTCGGCTACCGAAACAGACTATTTTAATTATGAGTTTGATGATGAGGGTAATATTATAAACGACCTTCCAGATACCTATTTAAATGAATATAGAGATTTCGATAGAGTTACAAAAGGACTAAATACTAACTTAGGAGTAGAATGGTATATTACCGATAATACGTCTTTAACAGGAGCTGTGTTTTATAAAAACAATGACAACAGTTCGAATACAACAAATAATATTTTCGAAGTAGATAATTTAGGAAATACAATAAATGAAACTTTACGTTTCGATCCAGAGAGTGAAGATGATAAAACAATTCAGTATTCATTGAATTTTGACAAGCAATTTGATGCTCCAGGACATAAATTAACGTTCGATTTCCAGTATGAAGATACTACAGAAGATGAAAATTCTCTTATTACTGAAAACGGATTAGACACAGAAAAAGTAAGAACCTTAGAAAATCAAGAAGAGGTATTGTTACAAGCAGATTATGTATTGCCTATTGGAGAAGATGGTCAGTTTGAGTTTGGATACCGTGGAAATTTCAACACCTTAGATACAGATTATACCTTAGCTTTTAACGATGGTTCGGACTTTGTAGTCGATACAGACGTGAGTAATAATTTAATATACGAAGAGCGTATTAATGCTTTGTATACCCAATATGGTAATAAAATAAAAGATAAATTTTCGTACTTGTTAGGATTACGTATGGAATCTACAGGAATTACTATAGATCAAGTAACTAGTAATGATTACGAAAAGAAAGATTATTTAGGTTTCTTTCCAACAGTAAATTTAGGTTACGAGATTTCTGAAGACCAGAGCGTTATGTTTGGTTACAACAGAAGGATAAGAAGACCAAGATCAAGATATATAAACCCATTCCCGTCTAGAAGTAGTGCTACAAATTTATTTCAAGGTAACCCTGATTTAGATCCAAGTTATTCATCTTCTGTAGATTTAGGATATCTAAATCAACTAGGTAAACTAACTTTAAATAGTTCTGTATATTATCAGCATTCAACAGATGTTTTTACATTTATATCTGAAGCAACTGGGGAAACGGTTCTCGTAGGAGGAACAGAAATACCTGTAATTAAGCGTTCGCCAATTAACTTGGCAACTAACGATCGCTATGGTTTCGAGTTTACAACTACATATAGAGCGAGTAAGAAATGGAACATGAATGCGAATTTTAATTTCTTTAACTCTATAACACGAGGCGATTATAACGGAATTAATTTTGATGCAGATAACCTAAGCTGGTTTATTAGATTGAATAACAAAGTTACTTTGCCAGCAGAAATAGAATGGCAAACACGACTTATGTATAGAGGTCCAAGTGAGGATGCACAGAATGAAACAGACGGCATGTTTTACTGCGGTTTAGCATTTAGTAAAGAAGTGTTTAACAAAAATGCATCTATAACATTAAATATTAACGATGTGTTTAACTCTATGAAAAGGAGTACACTTTCTACCACAGAAACCTACATTAGCGATAGCGAATATCAACGAAGAGAACGCTCGTTCAATATAGCATTCACATACCGTTTCAATCAGCAAAAGAGTCGTCAGGAACGCGGTGAGCGAAATGGAGATGGAGACGACATGGATTTTGAAGGTTAA